The region AAAGGCTTGTCAGCCCTGCGGCTGTTGGCGTGAAGCGCGCGAACCAGCAATTCCTTGCCAGTTCCCGATTCACCAGTTACAAGCACAGTGCTGTCCGTGGGCGCAACCTTGCCGAGAACCTTGAAGACTTCGGCGAGGCTGGTGCTCTGGCCGATAATGCCGCTGGTATTCAACTCCATGTGTGCATTCTCCGCGTGCATATCCTTTCTTGTGTCAATACACTGACACGCATTGGATTACCAGTAAAAATGCGCCTATTCTATCGCATTTACCCTCAGCCATGCCGCATTTAGCCATGACCGATTCGCCGATACGCATTGCCGCCCCCGCAGGCTCCCCTGATCGTTGCCCAGGCCTGCCCCCATGCCCACTTGACGCTTCGCGCGCAGAAATTCTGGATTCTCTGGCCCAGGGCCGCAATCTGGTGCTCAGCGCCCTGCCGGGAGCGGGCAAAAGCAGCCGCGTCCCCCTCTGGCTCATGGGGCAGCCCTGGCTTGAGGGCCGCCGCATTCTGCTGCTTGAACCACGGCGCGTGGCGGCCCGCGCGCTGGCGCGCTATATGGCGGCCCTGCTGGGTGAAGAACCGGGCGGTCTTGTAGGCTACCGCATGCGTGATGAAAGCCGCGTCAGCAACCGCACCTGCGTGGAGGTTGTCACCGAGGGCGTGCTCACGCGCATGTTGCAGGATGATCCTGAACTGCCGGATATCGCCTGTGTGATTTTTGACGAATTTCATGAGCGCTCGCTCACTGCCGATACCGGCCTTGCCCTCTGCCTTGAAAGTCAGGCTGCGCTGCGCCCCGACCTGCGGCTGGTCGTCATGTCCGCCACGCTGGATGTGCAGGCCGTGGCAGGCCTCATGGGAGGCTGCCCTTCTGTTGTTTGCGAGGGCAAAACCTTTCCTGTGCAGATGATGCACCTGCCACCCAAAATCCGCGCAGGGCAGATTGTGGGCGGTGGGCACCTGTCTGCTGCCGGGGCAGGGCCGCTGCTGTGGCGGCACATGGCTGATGCCATTTTGCATCTGCTGCACGCAGAAAAGGGCAGTCTGCTGGCTTTTTTGCCCGGCGCGGGCGAAATCCGCCATCTTGCAGGCCTGCTCGATGGCACACTGCCTGCTGATGTGGCCCTGTGCCCGCTCTACGGCAACCTTAGCGCCAGAGAACAGGATGCGGCCATTGCACCCGCCCCGCAGGGGCAACGCAAAGTGGTGCTTGCCACATCCATTGCCGAAACATCACTGACCATCGAGGGCGTGAGGCTCGTGGTGGACAGCGGCCTTGCGCGCCTGACGCGCTTTGACCCGGCCAGCGGCCTCACCCGCCTTGTGACAGAGCGCGTTTCTCTGGCTGGCGCTGCCCAGCGGGCCGGACGCGCCGGACGCACCGAACCCGGCATCTGTTGCCGCCTTTGGGCAAAAGAGCAGGAAAACGGCATGCGTCCGCACATCCGCGCTGAAATTCAGGATGCCGACCTCACCGGACTTGCCTTGCAACTGGCGGTCTGGGGCGTGACCGATCCGGCCTCGCTCGCATGGCTCGACACGCCGCCCGTGGCCCATCTGGCTGTCGCCAGACAGAACCTTCTGGCACTGGGCGCGGTGGATGCCCGGATGCGGCCAACGGCTTTGGGCCGCAGCATGGCCGCGCTCCCTCTGGCACCCCGCACGGCGCGCCTGCTGCTGTGGGGGCGCGACAACTCCCTTGCCGCATTGGCAGCCTGTATTGCCGCCTTGCTGGAAGAACGCGACCCGCTGGCCTTTACCGCTGGCAAAAGCAAGGGCGGCATGCCTGCCGCAGGCGCGGGATGCGATGTGCTGCGCCGCCTCGACTGGCTGTGCCGCGATGGCGCAGCGGGCAAAAATGTGGATGCCGCCTGCGAGCGTGTGCGCCGTCTGGCGCAGCGGCTTATGCGCCAGCCTGAACTGCACGGGGGAAAAGGTTCCCGGCCAGTACCACAGGGGCAATCCAACAAAGCGGACAACATTTTTTCCGCAGCTCTCGCTCAGGCCGCAAGCCTTGGGCAACTGCTGGCTGTGGCGTGGCCGGAGCAGGTCGCCATGCGGCAGACAGACGGTCAGCCTCAGGGTAGCGGCAATGGAAATTTTCCGGGCGGGGTAGCCGCCATGACACCCTATCTCCTGCGCAGCGGACGGGCCGCCCACATAGCCAGCGACGACCCTCTTGCGCGGCAGCCCTTTCTGGCAGTGGCAGAAGTTGACGGCGCAACGCCGCGCGGGCGCATCCGCCTTGCCGCCGCCCTTTCGCCCGATGATCTTGCAGTGCTTTTCAGCGCAGATATTTGCAACGAAGACAAGCTCACAGTTTCGGATGCCGGGCTGGTCAGCGCCCGGCGGCAGCGAGTGCTGGGATCTCTGGTTCTGGAAGATGCCCCCCTGCCTCGGCCACGGCCCGATGAGTGCGCTGCGGCCCTGTGCGCCCATGTGCAGAACAAGGGGCTGGAATGTCTGCCGTGGGATGATGCCGCACAGCAGTGGCGCGCGCGGGTAAGCCTGCTGCGCGAGCTGGACGGCGAGGCATGGCCCGATGTTTCTGATGCCGCCCTGCTGGCGACTCTCAACGATTGGCTCGCGCCAGCCTTGCAGCAGGCGCTCGAAAGGTCAGCGGGGCAAGGCAAGCAGGGGCGCGCAAATTCGCTGGCGGCGCTCGGGCCGGAGCAATTGCTCGATGCCCTGCACCGTCTGCTGCCGGGGAATCTCCACCGGATACTTGAACGGCAGGCCCCCACGGAATGGCAGGTGCCGTCAGGGGCCATGCGCCCCATTGTGTATGGTGAAGACGGTGGCCCCTGGCTGGCCGCCAAGTTACAGGAATTATTCGGTTGCGTGGACACGCCGCGCATAGCCGATGGGCGCGTGGCTCTGGTGCTGCGCCTCAATTCGCCCGCAGGGCGTCCCTTGCAGGTCACCCGCGATCTGGCCCACTTCTGGCGCAACGGCTATCCGGCAGTGCGCGCAGAAATGCGGGGCCGCTATCCCAAGCATCCCTGGCCGGAAGACCCGGTTAACGCCGTGGC is a window of Desulfovibrio desulfuricans DNA encoding:
- the hrpB gene encoding ATP-dependent helicase HrpB, yielding MTDSPIRIAAPAGSPDRCPGLPPCPLDASRAEILDSLAQGRNLVLSALPGAGKSSRVPLWLMGQPWLEGRRILLLEPRRVAARALARYMAALLGEEPGGLVGYRMRDESRVSNRTCVEVVTEGVLTRMLQDDPELPDIACVIFDEFHERSLTADTGLALCLESQAALRPDLRLVVMSATLDVQAVAGLMGGCPSVVCEGKTFPVQMMHLPPKIRAGQIVGGGHLSAAGAGPLLWRHMADAILHLLHAEKGSLLAFLPGAGEIRHLAGLLDGTLPADVALCPLYGNLSAREQDAAIAPAPQGQRKVVLATSIAETSLTIEGVRLVVDSGLARLTRFDPASGLTRLVTERVSLAGAAQRAGRAGRTEPGICCRLWAKEQENGMRPHIRAEIQDADLTGLALQLAVWGVTDPASLAWLDTPPVAHLAVARQNLLALGAVDARMRPTALGRSMAALPLAPRTARLLLWGRDNSLAALAACIAALLEERDPLAFTAGKSKGGMPAAGAGCDVLRRLDWLCRDGAAGKNVDAACERVRRLAQRLMRQPELHGGKGSRPVPQGQSNKADNIFSAALAQAASLGQLLAVAWPEQVAMRQTDGQPQGSGNGNFPGGVAAMTPYLLRSGRAAHIASDDPLARQPFLAVAEVDGATPRGRIRLAAALSPDDLAVLFSADICNEDKLTVSDAGLVSARRQRVLGSLVLEDAPLPRPRPDECAAALCAHVQNKGLECLPWDDAAQQWRARVSLLRELDGEAWPDVSDAALLATLNDWLAPALQQALERSAGQGKQGRANSLAALGPEQLLDALHRLLPGNLHRILERQAPTEWQVPSGAMRPIVYGEDGGPWLAAKLQELFGCVDTPRIADGRVALVLRLNSPAGRPLQVTRDLAHFWRNGYPAVRAEMRGRYPKHPWPEDPVNAVATVLTKKRLAERQKS